CGACACCAATAGCTGGGTCGCCAACATCGAAGATGTTGATCCGCTCGAACTCCTCGAGGTGCAACTGTGCAACTCAACAGCCCCATTTATCCTGATCAGCAAGCTACGCCCCTCAATGGCCTCAAGCAAGGCGAGACGCACCTATGTCGTCAACGTTTCGGCGATGGAGGGCGTCTTCGGCCGCGGTTACAAGGGCCCTGGGCATCCACACACCAACATGGCAAAGGCCGCGCTCAACATGCTCACGCGCACAAGCGCAAAAGAGATGCTGGCGACCGACGGCATCCTCATGACGAGTGTTGATACCGGATGGATCACCGACGAGCGACCACACCCAACAAAGCTCCGCCTGGCAGAAGAGGGCTTCCACGCTCCTCTCGACCTCGTCGACGGCGCGGCACGGGTCTACGACCCCATCGTGCGCGGCGAGTTAGGCGAAGACGTCTGCGGCGTATTCCTGAAGGACTACAGCGCGAGCCAGTGGTAGTTACCCCCGTTACGACGTCCTGAGGTCGGCAAGGCGGTGCAGGATCTGAGCAACCTCAACGGGCGAAGCGACGCGGTGGTTTGCAGCGGTCTCACCCTCGCCAACTTTGAGCGATATGTCGCCAGGCAGCAGAACAAGAAACGCGTCTTCGTCTGTGACATCATCGCCGGCGAAGAAGACGGAATCCGCGTCGACCTTGGCGCGAAGGTACCGGATGCCCTCGGCTTTTGTCGTGTCCCGAACGGCGAACTCGATAATGTTCTTGCCCCCACGAGTTGTTAACGGGTAGTCAATCTCTGCGACGGCTGCATCCAGCCGCTCGACGGCAATGGCTGCATCCGCCGCGGTCGCGAGCCGGGTATGCACGGCAAAGCCTGCTGGCTTGTCTTCGACCCAAACGCCCTCAACGTCGTGAATCGCGGCACGAAGGAGACCCCCGAGCACTCCAACAACTGCGGCCTCATCGTCGGACAGGCCAAGTCCAGCATCCTCGCCTGGAGACAGTATCTCGGCACCGTGCGAGCCAACAAAGAACACGTTTTCCGGAGCCCCCGAAACCTCAAGGAGCGAGTCTAAAGCGCGCCCAGAAACAAGCGCAACGCTCACACCAGGAGCGGCAGCCAACCGAATAAGTGCCTGCTGGGCCTCTGGCAGGGCGCGGGCCTCTGCGGGGACATCAACCTCCGGGGAAAGCGTGCCATCAAAATCAAGCGCGACCAGCACATTTGGCAACGCGGCAAACCGTTCAAGT
The sequence above is drawn from the Lysinibacter cavernae genome and encodes:
- the otsB gene encoding trehalose-phosphatase; translation: MTSLETELERFAALPNVLVALDFDGTLSPEVDVPAEARALPEAQQALIRLAAAPGVSVALVSGRALDSLLEVSGAPENVFFVGSHGAEILSPGEDAGLGLSDDEAAVVGVLGGLLRAAIHDVEGVWVEDKPAGFAVHTRLATAADAAIAVERLDAAVAEIDYPLTTRGGKNIIEFAVRDTTKAEGIRYLRAKVDADSVFFAGDDVTDEDAFLVLLPGDISLKVGEGETAANHRVASPVEVAQILHRLADLRTS